In a genomic window of Spirosoma agri:
- a CDS encoding cupin domain-containing protein — MNFLLIRLLLLILATPATWVQPVHSGVYAWANAPLTTKANGVQRTILDGTTTDFRRMSIHATTLPPHQAPHPSHKHDDEELIIIKDGQLTVTIEGKTKTLGTGSVALMMPGDEHGFENKSDASATYYVMRYESKEPKDLGRGKQAGGSFWVDWNEVAFTPHDKGGIRRMFDRATAMTKRFEMHVTTLNEGLWSHPPHTHRAAEILLMIDKSAQESIDGKLGPATVGDLIFLEANVPHAIQNTSKGSCTYFAFQFE, encoded by the coding sequence CAACCGGTTCATTCGGGTGTCTACGCGTGGGCCAATGCACCGCTAACAACCAAAGCGAATGGGGTTCAGCGAACGATTCTGGACGGGACAACCACTGATTTCAGGCGTATGAGCATCCACGCGACGACGCTTCCTCCCCACCAGGCTCCGCACCCGTCCCATAAGCACGACGATGAAGAATTGATCATTATTAAAGACGGTCAGCTCACGGTTACGATCGAAGGGAAAACCAAGACACTGGGTACGGGCAGCGTTGCGCTGATGATGCCCGGCGACGAACACGGCTTCGAGAACAAGAGTGACGCATCCGCCACGTACTATGTGATGCGCTACGAGTCGAAGGAGCCTAAAGACCTTGGACGGGGCAAACAAGCGGGTGGATCGTTCTGGGTTGACTGGAACGAAGTGGCGTTTACACCACACGACAAAGGCGGAATCCGACGGATGTTCGACCGCGCCACCGCCATGACCAAGCGCTTCGAAATGCACGTCACCACGCTGAATGAGGGGTTGTGGAGCCATCCGCCCCACACCCACCGGGCGGCAGAAATCTTGCTTATGATCGACAAGTCGGCGCAGGAAAGTATCGATGGAAAATTAGGCCCGGCTACGGTTGGCGATCTGATTTTCCTGGAAGCCAATGTCCCGCACGCCATTCAAAACACCAGTAAAGGCAGTTGTACCTACTTCGCCTTCCAGTTCGAGTAA
- a CDS encoding SDR family NAD(P)-dependent oxidoreductase translates to MNLQLNNKTALVTGSTAGIGLATARKLLEEGARVIITGRTQAKIQSVIQSLKSQLPDADVRGVAVDFSQKDAVDNLLTEVPEVDILVNNAGIFEPKAFADIPDEDWFRFFEVNVMSGIRLSRQYFPLMLSKNWGRILFISSESALQIPEEMIHYGMTKTAQLAVARGLAELTKGTAVTVNAVLPGPTASEGVQDFVSDMANHQNKDRAQVEREFFQNARPTSLLQRFSSTDEVANMIVYLSSPLASATNGSAIRVDGGTVKAIV, encoded by the coding sequence ATGAATCTACAACTCAACAACAAGACAGCCCTGGTGACCGGCTCTACCGCCGGTATTGGTCTGGCCACAGCCCGGAAACTCCTCGAAGAAGGTGCCCGTGTGATCATTACGGGCCGTACCCAGGCGAAAATTCAATCCGTGATTCAGTCGCTGAAAAGTCAATTACCCGATGCGGATGTTCGTGGGGTAGCGGTTGATTTTTCGCAGAAAGATGCCGTCGATAATCTATTGACAGAGGTTCCGGAAGTCGACATTCTGGTCAATAATGCGGGCATTTTCGAACCGAAAGCCTTCGCAGATATTCCCGACGAGGACTGGTTTCGCTTTTTTGAAGTCAACGTCATGAGCGGCATCCGGCTGTCGCGGCAGTATTTCCCGTTGATGCTTAGCAAAAACTGGGGACGGATTTTGTTCATATCCAGCGAGTCGGCACTGCAAATTCCCGAAGAAATGATCCATTACGGCATGACCAAAACGGCTCAACTAGCGGTAGCACGCGGTCTGGCCGAGCTGACAAAAGGCACGGCCGTTACGGTCAATGCGGTACTGCCCGGCCCAACGGCGTCGGAAGGTGTGCAGGACTTTGTGTCTGACATGGCCAACCACCAAAACAAAGACCGGGCCCAGGTGGAGCGGGAGTTTTTTCAGAATGCCCGGCCAACGTCGCTCCTTCAGCGGTTCTCCAGCACCGATGAGGTTGCCAACATGATCGTGTACCTGAGCAGCCCGCTGGCATCGGCCACCAATGGCTCAGCCATCCGGGTGGATGGTGGCACAGTGAAAGCCATTGTCTAA
- a CDS encoding M16 family metallopeptidase → MKKITVYLSAALVWTMVNAAYSQTKLVEKVTRQGKELVIPYEKYVLPNGLTLVVHEDHSDPIVHVDVTYHVGSAREEIGKSGFAHFFEHMMFQGSDHVADDEHFKIVTESGGTLNGSTNRDRTNYYETLPSNQLERALWLEADRMGFLLDAVTQKKFEIQRATVKNERGQNYDNRPYGLAGENVAKNLFPYGHPYSWLTIGYIEDLNRVNVNDLKNFFLRWYSPNNAVLTIGGDVNAKQVLALTEKYFGSIPRGPEVTKTQVPSPVLDKDRYVSYEDNVRFPMLQIVFPTVPTYHPDEAPLDALAEILGGGKNSLFYKNFVKAQLAVQANASHPATELAGQLAMTVLPFPDKRLDSTEALVRRTLAEFEKRGVTDDDIAQFTATREAQLIDGLSSVSGKVSQLAAFQTYLNNPNYLPQELKRYKAVTKADVMRVYNQYVKGKNAVILTVYPKGKPEIVAKPDNYTVSTAGYKAPDYGYNGLAYTKPKDTFERKTKPGPGPNPTLKVPPFWTDKLPNGLKVIGTKNDEIPTVTMLFSIKGGHLLSANDPAKAGIAQLTAALMNEATQHYSNEQLNTKLEKLGSSVDIRANTEEINVSVESLTRNLDSTLALVEEKLFRPKFAPEDFERLKKQQLELIANQGTQPVVIANKAYNKLIYGTDNIRSVPVSGTTKSVEAITLDDVKAFYAKYFSPSVTNLVIVGDIEQAAVLPKLTFLNKWAAKPVTVPTAAVTRKIDKTRIYLIDKEKAAQSEIRIGYLTDMPYDATGEYYKTGLANYMLGGAFNSRINMNLREDKGYTYGARSGFSSTHTPGPFTAQAGVKAAATDSSVVEFIKEMTNYSKAGITDQELAFVKSSLGQVDALRYETSLQKAYFLGRVIDYDLPRNFTEQQSEILRGITKAQIDAIAKKRLPINNMVITVVGNKELIKPGLERLGYELVELDKDGNPMAASTTTTAAPARAGSSKP, encoded by the coding sequence ATGAAGAAAATTACGGTTTACCTGTCGGCTGCGCTGGTCTGGACAATGGTAAACGCTGCGTATTCGCAAACGAAGTTGGTCGAGAAAGTTACCCGCCAGGGGAAGGAACTCGTTATTCCGTACGAAAAATACGTGTTGCCCAATGGCCTGACGCTGGTGGTTCACGAAGATCATTCCGACCCCATCGTTCACGTCGACGTGACGTACCACGTTGGCTCAGCGCGTGAGGAGATCGGCAAATCGGGCTTCGCGCACTTTTTTGAGCACATGATGTTTCAGGGGTCCGACCACGTGGCCGATGATGAGCATTTCAAAATCGTAACCGAATCGGGTGGTACGCTGAATGGCTCGACCAACCGCGACCGGACCAACTACTACGAAACCTTGCCGAGCAATCAGCTCGAACGGGCGCTCTGGCTCGAAGCCGACCGGATGGGCTTTCTGCTGGATGCCGTAACCCAGAAAAAATTTGAAATTCAGCGCGCAACGGTCAAGAACGAACGTGGCCAGAACTACGATAACCGTCCGTATGGACTGGCTGGCGAAAATGTGGCGAAGAACCTGTTCCCCTACGGTCACCCGTATTCGTGGCTGACCATTGGCTACATCGAAGACCTGAACCGGGTGAACGTCAATGACCTGAAAAACTTCTTTCTGCGCTGGTACAGCCCGAATAATGCAGTGCTGACCATCGGGGGCGACGTGAACGCAAAACAGGTGCTGGCCTTGACCGAAAAATACTTCGGGTCCATTCCGCGCGGTCCCGAGGTGACAAAAACGCAGGTGCCATCGCCCGTTCTCGACAAAGATCGGTATGTATCGTACGAGGACAACGTCCGGTTTCCGATGCTGCAAATCGTATTTCCAACCGTGCCAACCTATCATCCGGACGAAGCACCACTCGATGCACTGGCCGAAATCCTGGGTGGGGGCAAAAACTCGCTCTTTTACAAAAATTTCGTGAAAGCCCAGTTAGCGGTGCAGGCGAATGCGTCGCACCCGGCAACCGAGCTGGCAGGTCAGTTAGCCATGACGGTGCTGCCTTTCCCGGATAAGCGGCTGGACAGCACCGAAGCACTGGTTCGGCGGACGCTGGCTGAGTTCGAAAAACGGGGTGTTACGGATGATGATATTGCTCAGTTTACCGCAACCCGTGAAGCTCAGCTGATCGATGGTTTATCGAGCGTATCCGGAAAGGTGTCGCAACTGGCTGCGTTCCAGACTTATCTGAATAATCCGAATTACCTGCCGCAGGAGTTGAAACGGTATAAAGCTGTGACGAAGGCCGACGTAATGCGGGTTTATAACCAGTACGTCAAAGGCAAAAATGCGGTTATTCTGACCGTTTACCCGAAAGGAAAGCCTGAAATTGTTGCTAAACCCGACAACTATACCGTTTCGACGGCTGGTTATAAAGCCCCCGATTACGGCTATAATGGTCTGGCCTACACGAAGCCGAAAGATACGTTCGAGCGGAAAACGAAGCCGGGTCCTGGCCCGAATCCAACGCTGAAAGTACCCCCTTTCTGGACCGACAAGCTACCCAATGGCCTGAAAGTGATCGGCACGAAGAACGATGAGATTCCAACGGTTACCATGCTGTTTTCGATTAAGGGCGGTCACCTGCTGTCGGCCAATGATCCGGCCAAAGCGGGCATTGCGCAGTTGACGGCCGCGTTGATGAACGAAGCAACGCAGCATTATTCGAACGAACAGCTCAATACGAAACTGGAAAAACTGGGCAGCAGCGTTGACATTCGCGCCAATACGGAAGAAATCAACGTGTCGGTTGAGTCACTGACTCGGAATCTTGATTCGACACTGGCACTGGTGGAAGAAAAACTTTTCCGGCCAAAATTTGCTCCGGAAGATTTCGAGCGGCTTAAAAAGCAGCAACTGGAGCTGATCGCCAACCAGGGCACGCAGCCGGTGGTCATTGCCAACAAGGCGTATAACAAACTGATCTACGGGACCGATAACATCCGTTCCGTACCGGTGAGCGGCACGACGAAATCCGTGGAAGCGATCACGCTGGACGACGTGAAAGCGTTTTATGCGAAGTATTTCTCGCCGTCGGTTACGAACCTGGTCATCGTGGGCGATATCGAACAGGCGGCTGTACTGCCAAAGCTAACGTTCCTGAACAAATGGGCGGCAAAACCAGTGACCGTTCCAACGGCGGCTGTTACCCGCAAAATCGACAAGACGCGTATCTATCTGATCGATAAAGAAAAAGCGGCTCAGTCTGAAATTCGGATCGGTTACCTGACTGATATGCCCTACGATGCAACGGGTGAGTACTACAAGACCGGTCTGGCCAATTACATGCTCGGTGGTGCCTTCAATAGCCGGATCAATATGAACCTGCGTGAGGATAAAGGCTATACGTACGGAGCGCGTTCGGGCTTTTCGAGTACGCACACACCGGGTCCGTTCACGGCGCAGGCGGGTGTAAAAGCAGCCGCAACGGACAGCTCGGTCGTTGAGTTTATCAAGGAAATGACCAACTACAGCAAGGCCGGAATCACCGATCAGGAGTTGGCTTTCGTGAAGAGTTCGCTGGGTCAGGTCGATGCGCTGCGGTACGAGACATCGCTGCAAAAAGCATATTTTCTGGGTCGCGTAATCGACTATGATCTGCCCCGCAATTTCACGGAACAGCAAAGCGAGATTCTGCGTGGTATTACGAAAGCACAGATCGATGCGATCGCTAAAAAACGGCTGCCAATCAATAACATGGTCATCACTGTGGTTGGCAATAAAGAGTTGATCAAACCCGGTCTGGAACGCCTGGGCTACGAACTGGTCGAGCTGGACAAGGACGGTAATCCGATGGCTGCGTCTACCACGACGACTGCGGCACCCGCCCGCGCCGGATCGTCCAAACCGTAG
- a CDS encoding glycoside hydrolase family 88/105 protein produces MTMLAKRSTATVLSALVASSLAFGQTTPLKANDSTTPLHLLQPDYPVPYGQPRVEEVTKVLNRVYEYLESNTPMQVIDRQTGQEITNFAVFNPNAVIKPGDFRLTSYEWGVTYAGMLLASEATGDPRYADYTTKRLSFLASLIPYFRDQVKADPKANTSLRPMLAPHALDDAGAMCAAMIKAARTGSVKTDLRPQINTYMDYITKKEFRLSDGTLARNRPQPNTLWLDDLFMSVPALAQMGKLTGDRAYYDEAVKQVTQFSKRMFNKDKGLYMHGWVEGMAVHPEFHWARANGWGIMTNVELLDVLPENHPGRPAVLELLKAHARGLAACQSGSGFWHQLLDRNDSYLETSATAIYVYSIARAINRGWLDPLAYSPMALLGWNAVSTKVTDKGQVDGTCVGTGMGFDPAFYYHRPINLYAAHGYGPVLLAGAEVINLLKKKSFEINDSSLQLTQKR; encoded by the coding sequence ATGACGATGCTCGCGAAACGATCGACGGCTACCGTTCTGAGCGCCCTTGTTGCGTCCTCACTGGCCTTTGGGCAGACTACCCCGCTCAAGGCGAACGACTCCACCACACCGTTGCATCTGCTGCAACCCGATTATCCCGTTCCCTACGGTCAGCCACGCGTCGAGGAAGTGACCAAGGTATTGAACCGGGTATACGAGTACCTGGAAAGCAACACGCCCATGCAGGTGATCGATCGTCAGACCGGTCAGGAGATAACCAATTTCGCTGTATTCAATCCGAATGCGGTGATCAAGCCGGGCGATTTTCGGCTGACGAGTTACGAGTGGGGCGTTACGTACGCAGGTATGCTGCTGGCCAGCGAAGCCACGGGCGATCCGCGTTATGCCGATTACACAACGAAGCGATTATCGTTTCTGGCGAGTCTGATTCCCTACTTCCGCGATCAGGTAAAGGCCGACCCCAAAGCGAATACGTCTCTGCGGCCCATGCTGGCTCCGCATGCGCTCGATGATGCAGGGGCCATGTGCGCTGCCATGATCAAAGCGGCCCGGACGGGCAGCGTGAAGACTGATCTGCGTCCTCAGATCAACACATACATGGACTACATCACCAAGAAAGAATTTCGGTTATCAGATGGAACGCTGGCCCGAAACCGCCCCCAACCGAATACGCTCTGGCTCGATGACTTGTTTATGAGCGTTCCGGCACTGGCGCAGATGGGGAAACTCACTGGTGACCGGGCTTATTACGACGAAGCCGTGAAACAGGTTACCCAGTTCTCAAAGCGTATGTTCAACAAAGACAAAGGCTTGTATATGCACGGCTGGGTTGAGGGAATGGCTGTTCATCCGGAGTTTCACTGGGCGCGCGCCAATGGATGGGGTATCATGACCAATGTCGAATTGCTGGATGTACTACCCGAAAATCATCCGGGTCGCCCGGCGGTGCTTGAACTGCTGAAGGCACACGCGCGAGGGCTGGCTGCCTGCCAGTCAGGGTCTGGATTCTGGCATCAATTGCTCGATAGGAACGACTCGTATCTCGAAACATCGGCTACGGCTATTTACGTCTATTCCATTGCCAGAGCAATCAATCGTGGCTGGCTCGACCCGCTTGCCTATTCGCCGATGGCGTTGCTTGGCTGGAACGCCGTATCCACTAAAGTAACCGACAAAGGCCAGGTCGATGGCACCTGCGTCGGAACGGGTATGGGTTTCGATCCGGCTTTTTACTACCACCGTCCCATCAATCTTTACGCTGCGCATGGTTACGGCCCGGTTTTACTGGCTGGTGCTGAGGTGATCAACCTGCTCAAAAAGAAATCGTTCGAGATTAACGACAGCTCATTACAGCTGACGCAAAAGCGGTAA
- a CDS encoding ankyrin repeat domain-containing protein: MSFYSIRPELLFFDAARRGDVATIRQLIDTKIDLNLRDEKGFTPLIVAAYDGHVDATRTLLGAGADVNAQDASGNTALMGVSFKGNTEIAQLLIDQGADLNSQNATKGTALMFATMFGRNQLVKLLLDAGADKSIQDARGLTALDLAKQKGNEEAIQWLGVE, encoded by the coding sequence ATGTCTTTTTATTCCATCCGACCTGAACTTCTTTTTTTCGATGCTGCCCGCCGGGGTGACGTTGCCACCATCAGACAGCTAATTGACACAAAAATCGATCTTAACCTTCGGGATGAGAAAGGATTTACGCCCTTGATCGTTGCCGCCTACGATGGTCACGTTGACGCGACCAGAACGTTGCTGGGCGCGGGGGCTGATGTTAACGCGCAGGACGCCAGCGGCAATACGGCACTGATGGGTGTTTCGTTCAAAGGCAACACGGAGATTGCCCAACTGCTGATCGACCAAGGCGCTGATCTGAATAGCCAGAATGCGACCAAGGGCACAGCACTGATGTTCGCAACGATGTTCGGGCGAAATCAACTGGTTAAATTACTACTGGATGCTGGTGCCGACAAATCGATTCAGGACGCCAGAGGGCTGACGGCTCTCGATCTCGCCAAACAGAAAGGAAACGAAGAAGCAATCCAGTGGCTGGGAGTTGAGTAA